The window GCCCCATTGCAGGGCGATGAAGCGGCAGCAGCGCTCAATCTCGCGGTTTAGCTCCACATTACCGGTAGCGCCTTCGGTCGTGCTGAGCAGGCGGCGCAGATGCGCCTGTTCGGCGGTGACGAGTTCCTCCATGGCGCGCAGTTCGGCGAGCTGGTTCGGGGCGTCGATCGCGGTGAGGCCATGGATCGCGGTGACGAGCCTGACGCGGAGCGCGGCCAGCGTCTGGAGGACGCTGTCGTGCAGGTCGCGGCTGAGCGCGAGGCGGGCTTCGGCAAAGGTGCGTTCACGCCAGGCGAGAAAGAAGAAGTGGCGTTCGAGGAACAGTTCCAGCCCTTCCTGAATGCGCTGGGCGCGCAGCAAGGCGGCGGGCGACCAGCCGTGCCTCGCGCCGACGAACAGGCGGCCGCGCAGTTCGCCGGTCTGGACATGGAAGCTGACGCCCTGGCCGGGACCAAGGATATCGAGCACCGCTTCGGTCAGCTGCTCCGCCTTTTCATTACGCAATATGCCCAAGCGGCTGCGCAGCAGGATGCGGCTGGACTGGCCGGAATAGAGGAAGGGCGCCTCGCGCGGGGTAACGGCGAGCAGGCATTCGTTTTGACGCTGGGGCAGATTCAGGGCGCGGACCCCTTCCGCATCGATGATGTCGCAATGGACCGGGCCATCGTCCATCTGCCACATGAAGGCGCAATAGCGCGCCGCCATCAGTTCCGAAATCTGTTCGATGACGAAGCGGGGAAGCGATTTCTGAAATGAAAGGCCCACGGCCTGCAATCGTTCAGACCAGCTTATAAGCCGCTTTTCGAGGATCGAGAGGCTGAGCATCGCCGCCGCTATGGTGCAGCCGATGAGGACGGTAAGCCCATCGATCGCCCGGTCCACTTCCGCCACATGGCGGGTGGATGCCCAGGATTCATAATAGCCCCGCGCCAGGAAGGCGAGGACAAGGCACAGCGCCAGAACGATGATGGACCCCCGGCCGAACCGGTCCGACGCCGACCATGCGACGAAGAAAAGGCAGGCGAGCGCCGCAATCTGTAGCGGTTCGCACAGGGCGATCACCGTCAGGAAGATGATGACGTCCACGAACAGCGAGATCGGGCGCAGCGCGAGCGCCAGTGGCGGCGTCAGCATATGCTGGCCGATGCTGGCCAGCGTCCAGAGCCATATGCCCGTCTGTAGCAGCAAGGTGGTTCGAGCAAAGTCGGGTTCGTTGCTGAACATCGCGGAGACCTGCCAGGTGGCAGCCACGGCAAAGGCGACGCGGGATATGGCAAAACCCAGCGTCGGCGAACGACCCAACCAGAGCACCAGGCAATCCATCGCGGTCGATGGCGCCTTGGGCATGTTCAACATAGTGGCATGTCCCCCGACTCCCACGCGAATACCTGACCACAGTCAGGCAACCGACACAACTTATATCAATTGGAATATGAAGATGTGCTTGCGGCCATGGCGCGGCGGGCGCGTCATGGCTAAAGACGCGCTATGGCGGCGCTGATCACTCCGGCCCTTGTTTGCGGGGTACGTTCCCATGGGGAGCATGGCGCGATCGCGCGACTGTTGACGCCGGACCATGGCTTGCTGGCCGGTTATGTGCGTGGCGGTCGATCGCGGGCGTTGCGCCCGGTGCTGCTGCCGGGAAACAGCGTCAAAGCCGAGTTCAGGGCGCGCACCGAAGAGCAGCTAGCCAGCCTGACGGTGGAGCTGGAGCATAGCCGTGCGCCGCTTTTGTCGGAGCCGTTGCCTGCTGCGGCGATCGACTGGGTCTGCGCGCTGACGGCGGCGGCGTTGCCGGAGGGGACGCCCTATCCCGCGCTTTATCAGGCGCTGGACGGTGTGCTGGGGGCGGTCGATGCGGCGCCGGCGGCGCGGGGGTGGGCGGTGGCGCTGGTGCGTTATGAACTGCTGCTGCTGGCCGAGCTTGGCTTTGGCCTGGACCTTGGCCGTTGCGCGGCGACGGGAGGCGCGCAGGATCTGGTCTATGTCAGCCCTCGAAGCGCCGCGGCGGTGAGCCGGGACGCGGCCGTTGGTTATGAAAGCCGCCTGCTCCCGCTGCCGCCGTTTCTGCTGGAGGGCGGGGCTGCGGAATGGGACGCGATATTGGACGGGCTGCGGCTGACCGGCTTTTTTCTGGAGCGGTCCGTGCTGACCGAGTGGAAGGCCGATGTGCTCGCCGCGCGGGATAGGCTGGTCGATCGTTTGAAAAGAGCGGTTGCGTGAGGGGCGGCGGCTTCATAAGGGGCGGCCATCAGTTCTAAGGAGTTGCCGCCATGTTGATCGCCCTTTTTCCCGGAGATGGTATCGGTCCCGAGATCATCGCGCAGGCGCGGCGCGTGCTTGATGCGCTGGCGATCGACGGCCTGACCTATGAGGAAGGGCTGGTCGGCGGCGCGGCCTACAAGGCGGTGGGCCACCCTCTGCCGCCCGAGACGCTGGAACTGGCGAAGCGCGCCGACGCGATCCTGTTCGGCGCGGTGGGCGATCCCGATTGCGACTCGCTGGAGCGGCACCTTCGGCCGGAGCAGGCGATCCTGGGCCTTCGCAAGGCGCTGGGCCTGTTTTCCAACCTGCGTCCGGCGAAGGTTTTCCCGGAACTGGCCGATGCGTCGGCGCTGAAGAAGGAGGTGGCGAGCGCCATTGACCTGCTGATCGTGCGCGAGACCAATGGCGACGTCTATTTCGGCGAAAAGGGCATGCGCAAGACCGCCGAGGGCCTGCGCGAAGGCTATGACATCATGTCCTACAATGAAGAGCAGGTGCGCAAGATCGCGCATCAGGGGTTCCAGGCGGCGCGGGCGCGTCGCGGCAAGCTGTGTTCGGTGGACAAGGCCAATGTGCTGGAGACGAGCCAGCTGTGGCGCGATGTGATGATTGAGGTGTCGGCGGAGTATCCCGATGTGGCCCTGTCCCACATGTATGTCGATAACGCGGCGATGCAGCTGGTGCGCAATCCCGGTCAGTTCGATGTCATCGTCACCGGCAACATGTTCGGCGACATCCTGTCCGATCAGGCAAGCATGTGCGTAGGCTCCATCGGCATGCTGGCTTCGGCGACGCTGAATGACAGCAATCAGGGCCTGTATGAGCCGATCCACGGTTCCGCGCCCGACATTGCCGGGCAGGGCAAGGCCAATCCGCTGGCAACGGTTCTGTCCGCGGCGATGATGCTGCGTTACTCCCTCAATATGCCGGAACAGGCCGACCGGATCGAAGCCGCCGTCGCGAAGGCTTTGGCCAATGGCGCGCGCAGCCCTGACCTGGGCGGCGGGATGACCACCGTGGAAATGGGCGACGCGGTGCTGGCGGCGCTGAATTAAGGAACAGGCGATGAAGCGCAGGAGCGGGCAGGACCCGGAAATCACCAAGAACTGGCGTCCGGCGACATTGGCTGTGCGCGGCGGCAGCGCGCGCAGTGAGTGGGGCGAGACATCCGAAGCGCTGTTCCTGACCAGCGGCTACAGTTATGACCGGGCGGAAGACGCGGCGATGCGCTTTGCTGGCGAACAGCAGGGCATGACCTACAGCCGCTTGCAGAACCCGACCGTCGAGATGCTGGAAAAGCGCATCGCGCTGCTGGAAGGCGCGGAAGCATGCCGCGCGACGGCGACGGGCATGGCGGCGATGACGGCGGCGCTGCTGTGCCAGTTGTCGGCGGGCGACCATGTGGTGGCGGGCAAGGCGCTGTTTGGTTCCTGCCGCTGGCTGACCGACACGCTGCTGCCCAAATTCGGCATCGAGACGACGACCGTCGACGCGACCGACAATGCCGCGTGGGAAGCGGCGGTGCGGCCCAACACCAAGGTCTTCTTTTTCGAGACGCCAGCCAATCCGACGATGGATGTCGTCGATGTGGCGGCCGTTTGCGGCATCGCCAAGAAGCATGGCGTCATCAGCGTCGTCGACAACGCCTTCGCCACGCCTGCGCTTCAGCGGCCGATGGAATTCGGCGCGGATGTTGTGGCCTATAGCGCGACCAAGATGATGGACGGGCAGGGCCGCGTATTGGCTGGCGCGATCTGCGGCACGGAAGATTTCATCATCAACACGCTGCTGCCTTTCCACCGCAACACCGGGCCGACGCTCAGCGCGTTCAACGCCTGGGTGGTGCTGAAAGGGCTGGAGACGCTGGACCTGCGCATCCGCCGCCAGAGCGAGAATGCGATGAAGGTCGCGAAATTCCTGGAAGGGCGGGTGGAGAAGGTTCTTTATCCCGGCCTTGAAAGCCATCCGCAGCATGCGCTGGCAATGACGCAGATGGCCATGGCCGGGCCCATATTCTCGCTCTATGTCGGTGGCGGCCGCAAGGAAGCGCATGGCCTGCTGAACGGGCTGGAGCTGGTCGATATCAGCAACAATATCGGCGACAGCCGGTCGCTGATGACGCATCCGGCATCGACCACCCATTATGGCATGGCGGAAGAAGCGCGGCTGGAAGTCGGCATTACCGAGGATATGTTGCGCCTGAATGTCGGCCTGGAAGACCCGGACGATGTGATCGAGGATCTTGATCGCGCGCTCAAGTCGATAGGCCGTTGACGGGGACGGGGTGAAAGGCGCATTTCTCCAATCGTGAACGCGCTTTTCCCCTTCCACGCGACCACGCGCGATATCAACGTGCATGTGGCCGTCACCTTCCTGCCGGAACAGTCTGAACCCGATCGGGGACGCTGGTTCTGGGCCTATCATATTCGCATCGAAAATGTGGGCGACCAGCCGGTGCAGTTGCTGACCCGTCACTGGGTCATCACCGATGGGCGGGGAACGCAGCATCGCGTTGACGGCGACGGCGTGGTCGGAGAGCAACCTGTGGTGCAGCCCGGTAAAAGCTATGACTATGTGTCGGGTTGTCCGCTCAATACGCCCACGGGATCGATGCGCGGCCATTATCACATGATCGGCGCCAGCGGGGAGACGTTCGACATCGCCATTCCCCATTTTGCGCTCATAGCCCCGGCGATTGCCGAATGAAGCGTACGCATTTGCCGTTGAATGGCCTGCGCGTGCTGGATGCGGCGGCGCGGCACCTGTCCTTCACAAGGGCTGCGGACGAACTGGCGGTGACGCCTGCCGCTGTCGGTCAGCAAATCCGGGCGCTGGAGGACCTGCTGGGCGTCGTCCTGTTCCGTCGCACGCCTAAGGGGCTGGAACTGACGCCGGAGACCGAGGCGGGTCTGGAGGCGCTGCGTGCCGGCTTTCTGGAGTTCGAGGAAGCCGTGCGGGCGATGCAGGCGGGACAATCGAGTTTGTCACTGACGATCGCGGCTCCTCGCGACATCACCGCAAAATGGCTGCAGCCGCGCCTCGCCAGCTATGCGGAGAACCAGACCGATCTCAAATTCGCCCTCGTGGCGGCGGATGATGCGCTTGATTTTACCGAAGCCAATCTGGACCTGGCGTTGCGGCTGGCCGAAGGGCCGGGCGAGCATGAGGGCGTCAAGGTCGGCGATGGCAGTTTCGTGACCGTGGAGGCAGCGCAGGGCGGCCCTGAACACCGTATCGACTGGCCCGGCTGTCCGGCTGGCAGCGAGCCATCGACGATTCGCGTGGCGGATGCGGGCCTTGCCATCGAAGCGGCGGTCAATGGTTTCGGGCGGGCCACGGTGCCGCTGCTGCTGGCGCAAGCCGACATCGATGCGGGCCGCGTGCGGTGCGTTGGAGAGGTGGCGCCGACGCCGTTCGCTTACTGGCTGATCGCGCCCCTGCCCCAGTGGCGGCAGAAAAAGGTCAAGTCGCTGATCGAGGCGCTGACGTCCTGATTTTCGGGCGGTGGGGCTCTCGTCGCGCGCCTTGCTGATGCGGGCATGAGGGGGAGGGGTATGATGGCCTTTCGCGCTTGGCGCAGACGCTGCCTTGCCGTTGGTCTGCTGGCATGGATGACGCCGCCGCTTTGGGGGCAGGCGCCCTATGTCGCCGGTGTCACGGAGGCGCGGGAGAAGGAATGGCGCGGTCTCGTCGCCCTGGCGCAATCGGCTTATGCGCAAGGGTATGGTGCGGACGCGGTCGAGCATGCCCGGAAGGCGCTGACGATAGCCGACGAACTATTTGGCCCCGATGATCCACGCGCGCTGATTTCGGCCAATGACTTGGCGCTGATAGTGGAGCGCGGGGGGCAGTACCGCGAGGCGGAGCAGTTGTTGCGGCGGGTTTTCGACAGCTATCGACAGACCAGGGGCGAGGATGATCCGGCTTGCCAGATGGCGCTAGAGAATCTCGTCGATTTCTATCTGGCGCGCAAACGGCCCGATGCGGCGAGGCCGCTGGCGAAATATGCGCTGGAGACGTTTCGCCGTACAACCGGATCGGCCAGCGAACGCAGCAGGCGAATGGCGGGAATATTGGCGCAAATACCGGATGTTAGTGCTGATATGGCAGCCGATTGATCGGCTTTCCGGCGTGCTGTGTATAGCAGAAGTAATAGTTCTTTGGGTGAATTGCCAAGGGGTTCGTGGCTGCTATCCAAAGCCCATCCATCGGACGGGGCGTTTGATTTTCCCATAGGTTTCACCAGTGCGCGCATTGGTGTGAATTGGGGGGGATTGACCACAGCGCCGGAAAAGAAATCCTATGGGTCGCAAAAAAATGAGCGGGTGATCGGCCTGATGGCTGGTCGCCCGCTTTTTTCTTCGCAGGCCCAGATGTGGGTCGGATTTTCAAGACAGCACGTGCCCGTGGCGCGGTGACCGGACTTTTGCTCTGCTCCGAGTCGCGTCCCCGATCCTTTCAGGCGTTAACCTTGATCAAGTCGAGGCTATAGCGCCTAAGATATAGTGTAAAAAAATAAGCTATATCCAAGGTAATAAACCATCAGTTATTTTTAAGCCGTTAGAATATTAAAATGGTTAACAAAAGTGGAAATCAAGTGACTCCCGTAACCTCTACCTAATATGATGTTTCATCGGGTCAGAAATAAAAGACAAAAGGGTTAATCCGGGGCGGCAAAGGACTGGGAAGTTCTGCCGACGGGAGTTTGCAGACAAGGGGCAATAGCTGATCCGCTAATGCCGTATGTCGAGGAAGAGCCGTTTCGGACGCATGACAGCGTTCGGGAAGCGGTATTCTGCGCGCTTCTTCGGTCCGTCCCCATGATGCAGGTTGGGATGGAAAGATGGATTTCGAGCGCGAATGGAATGTCGATGCCGCCGCTGACCGTCAGCAGGCGCCGGAGCCGGAGCTTGCTGCACTCGCCGCGCGGGTGAAGGGCGATCCCATTCAGCCAGGTTCGATGCGCACGGTAACGCCGGGCGCCGATGGCGTCGTTGTGCTGCCTGCCGGAACCGACATCAACCAGATCGAAGTGGACGGCCGCAACCTGGTCGTGACGCTGCCGGACGGCACGCAGATGGTGATCCTGGACGGCGCGGTGGTCGTGCCCCGGATTGTCGTCGGGGACGTCGAGATCCCGTCCGTCAACCTTGCCGCACTGCTGATCGGTGAAGAGCCGCAGCCCGCTGCTGGCCCCGCGCGCAGTTCAGGCGGCAATTTCCTGGCCGCCGATGGAAAGTTGGGCGATCCCTATGCTCTGGGCGATCTGCTGCCGCCCACCGAATTGTCGTTCACCCAGCCCGAAGAGCAAGAGATATTGCCGTTCGCGCCGACCCAGGATGACGAGCCTGAGGTGCAGATCGTCACGCCCGACCAGCCGGCTGGCGCGACCAGCGCGACGGCGGTCGTGAGCGAGGCCGGGCTGCCCGCGCGGGGTGAAGAACCCGCCGGTTCGGCAGCCGCTGGCGACAGCGAACGCACCACCGGCGCCATCGTCTTTTCGGCCAATGACGGGCCGTCCGTCGTCGCCATCGGCGGGGTGGCCGTGACGGCTGTTGGTCAGACCTTCACGACGCCGCTGGGCGTCCTTACCATCACATCCATCGAGGCTGGCTCTATCGGCTACAGCTACACGCTGAGCGACAATGTCGTGGGCGCGCCGCCGGCCGAAGTTTTTACCGTGACCGTGACTGATGCGGACGGCGACCAAGCGACGGCGACGCTGACCATCTCCATCACCGATGACGGTCCGAACGCCATCGATGATGTGGACAGCGTGACCGAGGATGGCCCGCTGGTCGCTGATGGCAATGTGCTGACCGGGGTGGGGGGCAGCGACGTCAACGGCACAGACGGCGTCGCGGACGTTCAGGGAGCGGACGGCATAGCCAGCGTCACGACCGGCACTTTCGAAGGGACTTACGGCACGCTGATCCTGTCCGCAGGCGGCGGCTACCGCTATGAACTGGCGAACGGCAATTCGGCTGTCCAGTTCCTGACGCCGGGCCAGACGCTGACCGACAGCTTCAGCTACACGATCACCGATGCCGATGGCAGCACGTCTTCCGCAACGCTGACGATCACGATCAATGGCGCGGATGACGGCGTCACGATCACCGGCCTGACCGATGGGCCGGGGGCCAACGGCGCGGAGCTGGTGGTCCTTGAAAACGACCTGGCCGATGGCAGCTCGCCCGATGCTCCTGCGCTGACCCAGGGCGGATCGTTCAGCGTCAGCGGACCCGATGGCCTGACCAGCGTGACCGTTGGCGGCGTGACGGTGCTGGCCAACGGCGCCTTTGTCGCGGGGCAGGTGGTGACGACGCCGCTTGGCACGTTGACCATCACGGGCTTCACCGCGACCAGCGAGCAGGGCGGTGTGCCCACGGCGGGCAGCTTTACCTACAGCTTCGTGCTGACCGACAATAGCCTGAACCATGGCGCAGCGGGCGCGGACAATCTGTTCGAGAGCTTTGCCGTAGTGGCGACCGACCGGAACGGATCAACGGCGGCGGGCGCGATCGATGTTCAGATCGTCGATGACCTGCCCACGGCGCGGGGCGATGTAGATGGGGTGGCGGCAGGCACCTATGGCCCTGAAAGGGGCAATGTCATCAGCGGCGCGGGCACGGTGTCCGGCGCGGCGGGGGCGGACACGCGCGGCGCGGATGGCGCGGCCGTGGCTGGCGTCTCGGCTGGAGCGGGCGGGGCGGCGCTGGTCAATGCCGAGACTGTGGGACAGGTCATTCAGGGCGCTTATGGCAAGCTGACGCTGAATGGCGACGGCAGCTACAGCTATGTCCGCGACGCGGGCACGCCGGGGGGCGTTAGCGACAGCTTCACCTATACGCTGC of the Sphingobium herbicidovorans genome contains:
- a CDS encoding histidine kinase — its product is MLNMPKAPSTAMDCLVLWLGRSPTLGFAISRVAFAVAATWQVSAMFSNEPDFARTTLLLQTGIWLWTLASIGQHMLTPPLALALRPISLFVDVIIFLTVIALCEPLQIAALACLFFVAWSASDRFGRGSIIVLALCLVLAFLARGYYESWASTRHVAEVDRAIDGLTVLIGCTIAAAMLSLSILEKRLISWSERLQAVGLSFQKSLPRFVIEQISELMAARYCAFMWQMDDGPVHCDIIDAEGVRALNLPQRQNECLLAVTPREAPFLYSGQSSRILLRSRLGILRNEKAEQLTEAVLDILGPGQGVSFHVQTGELRGRLFVGARHGWSPAALLRAQRIQEGLELFLERHFFFLAWRERTFAEARLALSRDLHDSVLQTLAALRVRLVTAIHGLTAIDAPNQLAELRAMEELVTAEQAHLRRLLSTTEGATGNVELNREIERCCRFIALQWGIECRLNPTDHPMTVLPETATEVEFLIREAAANAVKHAAAQHITVSLAQADDEILIALKDNPGAQPVERENYTGDFELQSQSIMKRLGKIGGTAYFHNLSMNSLISIRLPSSLPRSPI
- the recO gene encoding DNA repair protein RecO — its product is MAALITPALVCGVRSHGEHGAIARLLTPDHGLLAGYVRGGRSRALRPVLLPGNSVKAEFRARTEEQLASLTVELEHSRAPLLSEPLPAAAIDWVCALTAAALPEGTPYPALYQALDGVLGAVDAAPAARGWAVALVRYELLLLAELGFGLDLGRCAATGGAQDLVYVSPRSAAAVSRDAAVGYESRLLPLPPFLLEGGAAEWDAILDGLRLTGFFLERSVLTEWKADVLAARDRLVDRLKRAVA
- the leuB gene encoding 3-isopropylmalate dehydrogenase, with the translated sequence MLIALFPGDGIGPEIIAQARRVLDALAIDGLTYEEGLVGGAAYKAVGHPLPPETLELAKRADAILFGAVGDPDCDSLERHLRPEQAILGLRKALGLFSNLRPAKVFPELADASALKKEVASAIDLLIVRETNGDVYFGEKGMRKTAEGLREGYDIMSYNEEQVRKIAHQGFQAARARRGKLCSVDKANVLETSQLWRDVMIEVSAEYPDVALSHMYVDNAAMQLVRNPGQFDVIVTGNMFGDILSDQASMCVGSIGMLASATLNDSNQGLYEPIHGSAPDIAGQGKANPLATVLSAAMMLRYSLNMPEQADRIEAAVAKALANGARSPDLGGGMTTVEMGDAVLAALN
- the metZ gene encoding O-succinylhomoserine sulfhydrylase, whose protein sequence is MKRRSGQDPEITKNWRPATLAVRGGSARSEWGETSEALFLTSGYSYDRAEDAAMRFAGEQQGMTYSRLQNPTVEMLEKRIALLEGAEACRATATGMAAMTAALLCQLSAGDHVVAGKALFGSCRWLTDTLLPKFGIETTTVDATDNAAWEAAVRPNTKVFFFETPANPTMDVVDVAAVCGIAKKHGVISVVDNAFATPALQRPMEFGADVVAYSATKMMDGQGRVLAGAICGTEDFIINTLLPFHRNTGPTLSAFNAWVVLKGLETLDLRIRRQSENAMKVAKFLEGRVEKVLYPGLESHPQHALAMTQMAMAGPIFSLYVGGGRKEAHGLLNGLELVDISNNIGDSRSLMTHPASTTHYGMAEEARLEVGITEDMLRLNVGLEDPDDVIEDLDRALKSIGR
- the apaG gene encoding Co2+/Mg2+ efflux protein ApaG gives rise to the protein MNALFPFHATTRDINVHVAVTFLPEQSEPDRGRWFWAYHIRIENVGDQPVQLLTRHWVITDGRGTQHRVDGDGVVGEQPVVQPGKSYDYVSGCPLNTPTGSMRGHYHMIGASGETFDIAIPHFALIAPAIAE
- a CDS encoding LysR family transcriptional regulator, encoding MKRTHLPLNGLRVLDAAARHLSFTRAADELAVTPAAVGQQIRALEDLLGVVLFRRTPKGLELTPETEAGLEALRAGFLEFEEAVRAMQAGQSSLSLTIAAPRDITAKWLQPRLASYAENQTDLKFALVAADDALDFTEANLDLALRLAEGPGEHEGVKVGDGSFVTVEAAQGGPEHRIDWPGCPAGSEPSTIRVADAGLAIEAAVNGFGRATVPLLLAQADIDAGRVRCVGEVAPTPFAYWLIAPLPQWRQKKVKSLIEALTS
- a CDS encoding tetratricopeptide repeat protein codes for the protein MTPPLWGQAPYVAGVTEAREKEWRGLVALAQSAYAQGYGADAVEHARKALTIADELFGPDDPRALISANDLALIVERGGQYREAEQLLRRVFDSYRQTRGEDDPACQMALENLVDFYLARKRPDAARPLAKYALETFRRTTGSASERSRRMAGILAQIPDVSADMAAD